Within Rhododendron vialii isolate Sample 1 chromosome 12a, ASM3025357v1, the genomic segment CCTATCAAATAGTGGATAGAAATAGGATCCTTCAAAAGATCTCTTATTGCTCTCCCTCAACAGGCTTGACCTGAGGCACTGAGGCTTAAATGAGACCAACCTTAGGAGTTAGGACACTGGGACAGCCCCTTAATACTTGATGCAAAAAGTTCCCACATTGACTTGGCCTAACCCACAGCCGCTCTACTTCAAAGATTCAGATATCAGCACATCCTATTCCAAACTTGCTGTCAAAGTGAGCTATGCAAAAGAAGACAATTTACACAAAGGCAACACCAATTCATCatgaaaccaaaccaaagtaAACTAAGCCTTCCAACAGGACACGTGTTGTCAAGATGGCCTAAAAATATGTGGTTCACGCCAAGAAAATGCCTCCTTGAAAGGAGCCTTCGAACTCAAATTTCGTTTCAATCCCAACTGTGCCCATCCGATCAAGACTTGTTTGATAAGAAGCCACCTAAAACTAAGTCACCCGTAGAAGGTCTCCGGTGAAATCTGCATTCCTTCCTGATTGATGAGCACTTAAAATGCCCGCAAAAGCCTCCTTGGATGTCAATTCCGAATCCAGCAAATGTCAACTGAATACACAGGTGTCAAAATCAGCAATGATACTATGGCATTTCTTTCTTTCGCTCTCGTTTATTTACTCTCttattgtttggtttttgggagTTTTATTTGTCATCTACTATTTGTTTTGTACTTCAGTAGACATAAATTACTTGTCGAAGTAATGAGACAGTTACACCAAGGGAACATCAAGCATAGCTAGAATTCTGTGATTTACATTAACAGCATATACGAGTCCACCATTTTAATGTCTCTAGTCACTCATCTATGGTCGATGAGCTTCATCTGTACTTATTCTTGCtccttttttgtcttctttcccATTCAGCCTTTAGATGTGCATACTGAGGTGTCTTCTGAATCTGCTCCTCCCCTATATCAGTCCGCTGCACCCATGAGCAAGTTAAAGACCCCTGCTTTTTTATTCTGATGGCTTTTGCAACAAAGGTGACAGATGCCCTTTTGTACATGGACCACAAGAAGATGGTACACCTGCTTGGAAATCCTCAAAGACAGCTTATGCAGTCACTGGTGCACCTCCCCTGGAAAATAAGACATCCGCGGTAAGTGATGCCAGATCTGCACCGGTAGAAATACTTCCTAATCCATCTGAAGCTGCTTCCATGAGAGCAGCAGAACTACAGATTAAGCCAAAACCATATGTCCACTTATCAGCTCATACTAACATCTAGAATCAAAGTACTTCCCTTGTTTTGTCCGCATTTAAGTGTGAAGAAGCTCCAGTAGTTAGGTCAGAAATGCTGCTTCTAGGTACAGATTTAGTACGGAGCAGATCTCTTGTATGCACTGATCAGAGCTCGGAAGAGGATGCAGTTGATGGTTTTTTAGAGAGGGAGGACTGTTTGGAATCGTCTCCTGGTTTAGCGGTTTTGACGTTCTTGTGGATGATGATAGATTACAGAACTATGGCTATGAAGAGGATCCAGAATACTTGCTTTCCGTTGATGGAGATAGAAGGGGACTAAATGGTTATTTCTCGGGGTATGATTATGAAGACTTGGAGATGGGATTGCACGTGTTTACGGATTGAACGAGATTCAAGCCGGGGAAATGGTGGAATTTGCCAGCGGTGTGAAAGGAATAGCCTTGAACCTGGAGAATGAGAATGTCGGGATTGTTGTCTTTGGTAGTGATACTGCTATTAAAGAAGGAGATCTTGTCAAGCGCACTGGATCTATTGTGGATGTTCCCGCGGGAAAGGCTATGCTAGGCCGTGTGGTCGACGGGTTGGGAGTACCTATTGATGGAAGAGGGTCTCTAGGCGAGGATGATCCTACATATCTTGAGGCACGATTGTATTATAAGCCATCCAGATATGATTCTTCTTATCAATGAGAGATATGATTCAATCAGAGAATTTCACAAGCGCTCAAGGGAGAGAATGTTGGAGCCAATTTTCCCGCGGAAGAGGAAATCATTTCCTGCAAATTTGGGAGCTGATGACCAAAGAGGTGGGGACCTCCGAAACCATCTTAAGAAACGTCGAGGGTTATTGATGGTCGACGAGTGACACGTTTCTTGAAAAGGAACAATACTTCTTTTCTGGCTGAAAGAATCCGAGAAAGGTCTCGAAAACTTGGGAATCCGCGACTGTTTGGGAGATTGAACTCTGAAGTGCACACTGATAGAGTTGATCATTTAGCAAGTATGGGAATTGTTAGGTCCAAACAGTCCCAGACAGCAATATGTGGAAAAAAGGCAGCCTAGACAGATCTTCTTTCATCTGCAGTCTCTGGAAAACCAGTTTCAAGGAAGAAGAGATCTACTGAGGGGAAGTCTAATGTGTTTTCTAGACCAAAAACTCTTGATGAAatcaaagaagagaagagaaatgcCAAAGAGAATGGGAATTCTTCCGGCAGTCCTGGGAATTCAAGCAGAACTGCATCAGAAGAGTTGCAGCAGCTAAGCTACTTGAGCATTAGGAATTCATCATGGTCATCAAGTCGAAAGTGAGAACTGCTTTACAAAGTCAACACCGATAAACAAGTATTTGCTGCTTCCAGAAGCAGCTCACCagttttctgaaatttttgaattttttgagatTACGTTGTAGCTTCAAGAAATTACTGAGTTAGCGTTACCAGTACGAGATATTTGTTGTTTCCTGATGTATAGATAGATTTTTTAGGGACTTCAATGCCTTTTCTCTGTATGGATTTGGTCATTGATACTTGTGTTATGGTTGGAAAGTTCGCTTTAGAAATCCATCCATGTTATACGAACTCAGCGTGCTATGTTGACAGAGCGGTCACGACCTTTTCGAAAATAATCACAAGATGGGTGGGGCCGATATGACCCaacttgtttgattttgaagtgGCTAATACAGAGTAATTTGATTTTGGAGCTCAAGATCAGCTGcactaaaaagtgaaaaaagagagaaaagagctGGGTCAGATACTAAGACAAGAAGTAATGAATGCGTAGCATCTTAGTTGCTCAATTGGTTAAAATGTTAGCTAAGATCTTTAACTCCAAAACGCAAAAAAGGCTAGCCATAATAAATAATTGGATGAGATAGAACTGCAATgagagttttttcttttttcacgaACAAGATCATTCCTTTAGAATAAACATTACAAGCATAGTAAAGCCGCTCTAGCAAATCATGAGCAGGCTTAACATCCAGTCTCGGTACCTtaataacttttaaaaaattaaaataagaacatagataacagaagaaaaaaaaatgcatgtctAAGAGAAGAACTAGCTTTATTAGGCCCTTGAACAAAAACCAGGCAATCTGTGTGAATGCTCACTGCTTCAATCCCATTGTTGATGGCCCATTCCAGCACTTGCAACCCTGCCGTGATTTTCACCAAAGACGCTGAAGATGCTCGAATAACTTCAACTTGTTGCATCAGATTAGTTCCCCCTTCTCGCTTTCTTGCTCAAGCAGCAGCACCACTCATCAAGTCGGACTTCCATGCCCCATCTGTCACAAAAATACAAGGACTCAGCCATTCCTCTTCTACAGTTTACTTCAAAAACGAAGCAATCATAGTACCAGCTCCCCCGAACGTGCAAACAGACTCTGACCTGTCCACATTCAACATCTTCGGCTTGAGCTTGAGAACTTCGCAACTGCAAAACGAGCTAAAGAATCATCTACTTTACAGCAGTCCCCACTAAATAGCACACCTTTATGCGTACACCAAATAATCCACATTAAAAGCACCGAGTTCCAGATTACTTCTTTGCTCGGCGCTTCCTTAATCCAACCTGCAAGCCACCGACCACTGGAATCGGATCCCCCGCATCAAAATTAAAGCCCAGAGGTGAAGCTCTCCATAATCTTTTGGAGAAAGAACATTGGAAGAACATACGTTCTCCACTTCGAAGAAATATACGCTCTCCATAATCCACAAAACTATGCTCCATGGCTCTACCACCACATCACGAAACGCACTCACCTGTCTTCCATTCCCCACTCTCCACTTCAAGCCTTTTTGAAGCAACCTCTTACCCCACATAATACTCCACCCTCAAGAGGATGAAGAAGTAGCCGAGGTAGCAAGAAACTCTGAGCAATGACAATATTTACCCAGAAGTACAGAAGAAAGCAACGAGTCCAGAACCTGATGAGTGCCAACCGAACACCAATCGTCGTCTGCATCCCCCCCCCCGAAATGtatgtatatacacatacatactgTATTTTGCTAAATCTTTATTCACAAATGGGcgtcaatcaaaaaaaaaaaaaatgggcgtCAATCCTTTGCAAACTAATTATAACCTCATATTTTTCAGGCATGCAAAAGCTCAAGTTTTTGACCAAATTTTATTTCACTGTATCCTCATTCAAATTATGCTTTTGATTTCATCATTTCATGTTTACAAGCAAATCAAATTGGTCGGAGGAAGTGTCATTATCCCTTTCTTTAGATGTACCTCTGTGGAATATCTCTGAGTGTCAATTGGATGAGTTTCCAGtatatttgaatttggaagTGTTATTGCCCTATATTGATTAGCTGTAAGCCCGATTGTTATTTCAGAAGGTTTTATACCACAAGCTGTTATAGTGCCATGTCATTTAAGAAGGTTTTAACTGGCTGATTAAAAACTGTGTAGTTTGTTCAAAAATACAAAGCACGTATCAAGATTATCTCGTCTTTTTGAAGCATTCCTGACGTACATAAAGTTTTCCACATGAATAACACGAAACAATATTATATTGATTGATTCAATCTTTATTGCTCGAAAGCGTACATTATAATTTTGTAATCTATATAAGCCTTACCCAAACTGTGCCGCAAACATGTGATGTACCACGTTCCTGCTCCCGTTCCTCGTTCCAAGTAACATGGTTTTCAAACACCATTCGAGTGCCCAGTGGGTGGAAATGAAATAGGCTATTTGGTAATGTTACCGCCTTTTACACAACAAAATCCAGAATCCTAAACTTGTCTAAAAACTCACCTCCCGTCTCTCGGAGAAAAACTTCCCTGTCACTACCTGGTCTGGAAGTAGGGCAAGCCAAACGCCTGTGTCCGCTCCTTCCTCCGGCGAAGTATGGCCCGACCAACCGGTCATGGCAGTCTTCACCCAACCTGGGCAGTAGCAATTGATGTATATCTTCTGGCCTTCTGGCCTCTCCGAAAGCACCTTTGCCATTAGTCTTGTGTAAGTATTAACTGCGAGTTTTGACATTGAGTAGTCGGTATATGTTTGAGGCCACCCGCCGGATGTCCAACTGCCATCTTTCACTTGGTCTAAGAATGTAGTCACAGTTTTATCGATCAGTTCCTCTGATAGCGAGTCCACGTCTTCGAGTTGGTGTCTCAAGGATAGATCTCCAATTCTCTGTCATAGCCAAGAAATTTGATAATGTTGGTGTGATGCCCCAGGGCAGtgaggaaaggaaaggaaaaatcaaagaaaccaCTTACATTTCGCCTGCCATTAAGTCTTCCTAACCGTGAGCTAACATTAACGATACGAGCACCTGAAGCAGATGGCCTCATCAATGGGATCATTGCTTTGATGATATTTTTGGTGCCAAAATAATTTGTGACAATAACCTGTTCAGAAAACTCCAGACGGTTGACTGATCCGTAGTTGAAGTTGACACCTGCGTTGTTTACCTGTACAAGTTCATAGGCTGAATATTATCTTATTTGGGTTAAGatcaatgaaaggaaaaaaaaaaacccgcagAAGCCTAATGGCCAGCAAGAGGGTATAAATAAGCTTTACATCGTTATCCACACTATCTTATTCTTACAAAGCCTAAGCATATGGACGGTGAAATGTCTTCGTATAACCTGTCAACTTTGAACCTATCAAACAGGAATCGACATTTTACCAGAATATCGAGGCCACCATAGTTTTGTTGCAGCCACTCGGAAAATGCTTTGATTGACAAAGGGTCCACGATATCCAACTGATGGAAAAACACATTCAAACCTCCTTCTTGTAAGACCTTTGCAGCTTCTTCGCCAACAGCCGCATCTCTTGATGTCAGAATGACTGTCACGCCATGCAACGCAAGTTGGTGTACAATCTCAAATCCAATCCCTCTATTTGCTCCTGTCACCACAGCAATAGTATCTGCAGACCACCACCTAGAAACTCCAGAAGTATCATATATTCAATAGGGAAAAGAattgacaaaacaaaaagaacaagagCAAATTAAAGAAGCAGCATCTCTAGGAATCTGATGCACAAGCATATGAATAGAAAAAAGAACGATACCTTTCTGTATAATGTATCATATGAAGGGAGAGACGTTTTGCCACGAATAGAGTCAATATAAAGTTCAGTAATTT encodes:
- the LOC131309673 gene encoding ATP synthase subunit alpha, mitochondrial-like; translation: MVEFASGVKGIALNLENENVGIVVFGSDTAIKEGDLVKRTGSIVDVPAGKAMLGRVVDGLGVPIDGRGSLGEDDPTYLEARLEFHKRSRERMLEPIFPRKRKSFPANLGADDQRVSGKPVSRKKRSTEGKSNVFSRPKTLDEIKEEKRNAKENGNSSGSPGNSSRTASEELQQLSYLSIRNSSWSSSRK
- the LOC131312027 gene encoding uncharacterized protein LOC131312027 → MEKNESANEHLEMEPKREKERDHNDEGSDSEEDREEEIRDRECHEREKKMSDKKQRAKERREKRRQEISLLRTIPYSDHQRWWSADTIAVVTGANRGIGFEIVHQLALHGVTVILTSRDAAVGEEAAKVLQEGGLNVFFHQLDIVDPLSIKAFSEWLQQNYGGLDILVNNAGVNFNYGSVNRLEFSEQVIVTNYFGTKNIIKAMIPLMRPSASGARIVNVSSRLGRLNGRRNRIGDLSLRHQLEDVDSLSEELIDKTVTTFLDQVKDGSWTSGGWPQTYTDYSMSKLAVNTYTRLMAKVLSERPEGQKIYINCYCPGWVKTAMTGWSGHTSPEEGADTGVWLALLPDQVVTGKFFSERREVSF